CATGTATGCACTCCAGTCAGAGTCATTCCAAAGCCACTCCATATTGCAAATGCCCGCTGGAGTTTTGCCCAAACATTGCCATACAACTGAAAAACAGTGATATTAGCCTTTACTAAGTTCCAACTCCACTGCCCAAACAGTATATCCCTAAAGTTAGCTGTACTGCACTATGTTTGTTTAATACCATTTATCATGTTGTGTCTTTTATTAAAATGCAGGTTAGCACATCTTTGGATTTCACTGTGGCAATGAGTCACATTAGTAACTGCAATTACTAATGGTATTCATTATACCTCTTATGAATACTGGAATTTAGAGCAAGTATTTTGTCCAAGTGATTTACCCACAGAGCCTGCCACGTTTTTTGAATGTGTTCAGTCTCCCAAATGTATCATTATCAAGCTTTCCATTTGTTAAGCTCAAACCTCTCCTAACTAAAAATTAGGATGAAACCATAAAATCTCACGTTCTAAGAATATCCCTTATGAGAAGGGATGAAATAATAACTGTTTGTTGGGTTATTTTCAAAACCATGAACCAACAAGACAAAGAAACAATTACTTCCCTTTCAGTCTTTCTTCATGAAGTTAGTAGCTTAAGTGCACACATCTCTTTGACTTTCTATCTTTGTTTTACAGTGTGAAACATTCTGAACACCCTTCCCTGAATAACCATATACTCTCCAGAATGGCAAGTGCTTCTAGGACCCCTAGGGATGTTTGTCTGCCTATGGTAATTAATGGAAGGACAaggaaacaggagagaaaaattatgtTCTTAAAAAACACACATCTAACACTATGGTTGCAACAATCTAAATTACAtcttaagtatttttttacaaaaggaaacaggaaaaataatttatagcaCTTCAAGTTTTTACCTTTCCAGTACACTGCAAGTGCTGTCCCGGCACCGAGAGTGAGGTAACAAACATTGTAATGCAGCGTAATAGGAATACTGTCCCCATGAGGCTGCACAGCCTGCGCAGCAGTATGGATCTGAGAAAAAATACACAGGAACTGAGATCAGGGAAGTTATGATAAAAACATTTCACCTCACCCAACTTAATCCCATTAAGTCTGGTCATCATCACTGCAAGTTTCacaacaattttatttttccaattaaGTAGTACTGTAAAAATAAGGTTCCACATGACAGGGTGAGACATGAGACGTAGCAAGCTTACTCTCACCAAAAGGTACAGCTCCACCTCTGCAGCTACTCCTGTGCTAGCTTTGGCACTCATACCTTCTGTTGGCAAACTGATAAAATCAATGAACCAGTGAAAATTTAACTTaaaatacacatgcacacaaaaacattttctatcCCTCTGTGAAAGCAAATTGCTAGGCTGGCTCAGACATCCTTGTGGCACTTTAACAGCTATATATACAAAGCTGTTATAGCATGAGTGTATATAGTGACAACTCTGAAATACCTATGTTCTGAAGGAAATTACTTATAAATACGGTAGAAAAGTAAATTCAGATTATTCCTTTGAAAAATTCACAAGCCGTCATTCTTGATGAAATCCTCCCTAATCCATTTTAACAGTGACATACTGGGAGTTGACAAGATTTTAAAGAATGGAACTTCCTAATCAATCATAATAAATTCTTGTTATGGTCTTTTCTCTGCATCAAAGTACCAGTTAATTTGGATTTTATAAAATCTACCTGTGTTTGTGAAGCAGAAGAACCAAGAGCCAAATGTAGCAAAGAATTACACCACATACTTCAGTCATAGCAAAAGCCCATGGTATCCTAGGGACACTAAAATCaaagacaaagcagaaagtTATACAAAGGCTTAATTTTTTTACTAGTCTTGGTATTGAAAATAAGGGCATGTGAGGGTCTAATctcaaaatttatttccattcatCTGACAACAGTATAAACTAcagtaaaaaatacttttgttagACTGAATGAAATAGAATTTGAAATATATTCAGTTATGTTATCTCCTACCTAAGAATGTACTTTCAGTTTCCACAGATTTCACTAAGGGAAAATCTCTAGTATGCTCTCTTAATTCACATGTGACTTACTAACAGGATGTGTTCCTCCACTATTGTTTCACAACAACTTTTTTCATTCTGACAAAAACTTGCATCATGTCTATTATGCTGCTTATGCTTGCAAGAATGCCATGTCAATGCAATGAATTCCTTCATCCAAAGTTTTTTTTATATCAAAACACCTTAAACTTCATGGCAGAAACTGGATTTCAGAAAATGCATATGGCTGCCTATCTATGCCAGCTGACCATCACACTTTTCACCAGAATGCAAGGATGGACGAAGAAATTACTGTATTGTAATGAGTTTAAGATGTAAAACTAAATATAAACTAGGTAGAACAACAGCTTAATTTATTTCCCCCTAAACCCAAATCTCTGCATCTAACTGATTCGCATTTCCATCGTAGCAGAAGGACTTACTAAAATTTATTACTATTTTGCAGAGGCATCTTCTAGAGCACATGAAACTTTCTTATAGAGCATATGAAActttgaaaagagagaaatgacAGCCTATATTTTAACCATCACATTACTATTttgtttagaaagaaaatgtcttaCCTATCTAGAAATATGTCCGGCAGAGGTGGATATGTTTGCATGTCAGGTACTCGCTCGTGTACTATCACCATGACAAATGATGTAAAGCCAAACACTATGAAGACATACACACAACTTAAAACTGTCTTCCAGTACTCTGGGTCCAGTCTTCGTGTggcatgtttgttttttccatttgcataTTGATACTGATCACCATTCAAGTCAGTAATTGGTCCATCATAGTCCCGAGGTACTTCACCATTACAAAACCAATCTCCCCCCTGTAGTGAACCAGCTGGGCACACTGTGCCAGCATGACCATCACTGGTGTAACCCAGCTCTTCCAGGACATCAACgtgctgcttctgcagtttGCGTATGGACAACATCAGCCTCTTGATATCCCCCAAGATTTTGATTTCCAGAGGAGGAGATCGCAAGTCATACTCAGTAAGTGTCAGCAGGGTAATTCCATCTAGCCTGTGTCTGTTGCACAAAAGATCCACGTATTCACAGAAGCCTTCTTCCTTCAGCCACTTGGCCACGTTCTTGGTAGTCCAACGTCGAATGCAGAGTTGGTTATTGCCTGCCATCCTGCCCCTTTATCCGCCAATCACACTGACCTGCTGCACAGCCAACACAGAGAGACAACACCAGAGTGTTTAACACAGAGCACTGATATGCCAGCATCTGTTGTGCAATTTTAGATGCTTAATTAGCCCAAGACATTTTGCATAAGAGATAGCTAAAAAACAGACTTAATTTCTAATGCAAGTAatacaaaaatgctttttttttattcaagaaaAACTAAATTACGGTTATCTCATTTGCTCCTAAATAGAAACCTAAAGCTTCCAAGAAGCAGAATATTTCCTAGCTATATCCAGTGTACTGTTCTAATTTTgttgcaaataaataaataaataaatcccacTTTGTTAATTACATTTGGCAACGAAAATCAAATACTACTCTTTAAATACCAGCTTAATCATTAGACTTTTACACTGATTGCAGTTCATCAACTACATGAGGAAGTACAGCcagcaaacacacaaaactgaattaaagctgaaataatACATTTCAATACAGCCCAATATATCCCACCGTTTAAAAATACATACTGAAGCTTTGACAACATAACATTCCCCCACTCCTTCCAAGTAAACCTAAGTCTAGATACCTGCAACAGTATTGAGCTGAAGTATTTTAGTTTATGATGATGGTACAACCATCCCATTTCTTTGTTTGATCTCAATAATTAAGATAGATACTTACTGAATTGTGAATCCTTTAAAACACTCAGCTTTCAAAAATAACATTACTAGAAATGAAGTACTGGTTTAAgcttcaaagcatttttaaaatggatatAGTAATAGATAACATAGTAACACACCAAAACCAGAGGTGTTCTCTTCATACAG
Above is a genomic segment from Serinus canaria isolate serCan28SL12 chromosome 6, serCan2020, whole genome shotgun sequence containing:
- the SAMD8 gene encoding sphingomyelin synthase-related protein 1, with translation MAGNNQLCIRRWTTKNVAKWLKEEGFCEYVDLLCNRHRLDGITLLTLTEYDLRSPPLEIKILGDIKRLMLSIRKLQKQHVDVLEELGYTSDGHAGTVCPAGSLQGGDWFCNGEVPRDYDGPITDLNGDQYQYANGKNKHATRRLDPEYWKTVLSCVYVFIVFGFTSFVMVIVHERVPDMQTYPPLPDIFLDSVPRIPWAFAMTEVCGVILCYIWLLVLLLHKHRSILLRRLCSLMGTVFLLRCITMFVTSLSVPGQHLQCTGKLYGNVWAKLQRAFAIWSGFGMTLTGVHTCGDYMFSGHTVVLTMLNFFVTEYTPRSWNFLHTLSWVLNLFGIFFILAAHEHYSIDVFIAFYITTRLFLYYHTLANTRAYHQSRRARIWFPMFSFFECNVNGTVPNEYCWPFSKPTILKRLIG